Within Pseudomonas tructae, the genomic segment CCGCCACACCGGCTGGAGCCCGGCGCATCAACTGCTTACCGACAGCGCCGGGCAAGTGCGCGCGGCCTTGCCGGCCTACGTGAAGAGCCACTCGTTCGGCGAGTATGTGTTCGATCATGGCTGGGCCGATGCCTGCGAGCGGGCGGGTATCGCCTATTACCCCAAACTGCTCTGCGCCGTGCCGTTCTCGCCGGTGACGGGGCCGCGGCTGCTGGGTGATCCGCAGGCGGCCGCGGAGTTGGTGGACAGGCTGGCCGACGAGCTGTTCGAGCAAGGCTTGTCTGGCGCTCATATCAACTTCACCGACGAGCTTGGTGATGCGCTGATGCGCGATCGCGACGGCTGGATGGAGCGCCTGGGCTGTCAGTTTCACTGGCGCAACCAGGGTTACCGAGACTTCCAGGATTTTCTCGACACCTTGAGCTCACGCAAGCGCAAGCAGATGCGCAAGGAACGTGAACAGGTGGCGGGGCACGGCATAGCGTTTGAGTGGTTTCGCGGCGAAGAGCTGAGCGAGGCGCAGTGGGATTTTGTCTTTGCCTGTTATGCCAATACCTATGCGGTACGCCGGCGAGCGCCTTATCTGACGCGGGAGTTCTTCAGTCTGTTGGCCGAGCGCATGCCGTCGGCGATCCGCGTGGTCATGGCCCGTCAGGGTGGGCGCGATGTTGCCATGGCCTTCAGCCTGGTCGGCGGTAGCAGCCTGTATGGCCGTTACTGGGGCTGTGTGGATGAGTTTGACCGGCTGCATTTTGAAACCTGTTTCTACCAGGGCATGGACATGGCCATTGCCGAGGGCTTGCAGCGCTTCGATGCCGGTGCGCAAGGTGAGCACAAGCTGATTCGTGGCTTTGAACCGGTGATCACCCGTTCCTGGCATTACCTGCTGCACCCGGGGTTGCGCCGGGCGGTGGGAGAATTTCTGGAGCAGGAGCGGGCGGGGGTGTTGGCCTATGCCGAGCAGGCGCGCATGGCGTTACCTTATCGGCAAGGTTGAGGGCCCCATCGCGGGGCAAGCCCGCTCCCACAGGGCCCCGCGACGAGGTCGCTGTCAGTCGATCCCGACAAAGCCCCTGGTCTGGTGATGCCACAAGCGGGCATAGAGCCCTTGATGGGCCAACAGCTCCGAATGGCTGCCCACTTCGGCGATCCGGCCTTTCTCCAGCACCACCAGGCGGTCCATGCGGGCAATGGTCGACAGCCGGTGGGCAATGGCGATCACGGTCTTGCCCTGCATCAGGGTTTCCAGGCTCTCCTGGATGGCCGCTTCCACTTCCGAGTCCAGGGCTGAAGTCGCTTCGTCCATGATCAGGATCGGCGCGTTCTTGAGCAGTACCCGGGCAATGGCGATGCGCTGGCGCTGGCCACCGGACAGCTTGACCCCGCGCTCACCCACATGGGCATCGAAGCCGGTCCGGCCCTGGGCGTCGGACAACTGCGGGATGAACTCGTCGGCCCGGGCCTGGCGCACCGCGTCCCACAATTCCTGTTCAGTTGCGTCGGGCCGGCCATACAGCAGGTTGTCGCGGATTGAGCGGTGCAGCAACGAGGTGTCCTGGGTGATCATGCCGATCTGCGCCCGCAGGCTGGCCTGGGTCACTTGGGCGATGTCCTGGCCATCGATCAGAATCCGCCCGCTCTCCAGGTCGTAGAGGCGCAGCAGCAGGTTGACCAGGGTCGACTTGCCCGCGCCGGAGGGGCCGATCAGGCCGATCTTCTCGCCCGGGCGAATGTCTAGGTCAAGGTCATCGATGATGCGGCTGCCCTTGCCGTAGTGGAAGCTGACATTGTCGAATTTCACCGCACCGCGATCGACCTTGAGCTCGCGGGCACTCGGCGAATCGGTGACGCTCACCGGCTGGGCGATGGTCTGCAGGCCGTCCTGGACCATGCCGATGTTTTCGAAGATGCCATTGACCACCCACATGATCCAGCCCGACATGTTGACGATACGGATCACCAGGCCAGTGGCCAGGGCGATGGCGCCGACGGTGATGAGTGACTGGGTCCACAGCCACAGCGCCAGGCCCGTGGTGCTGACGATCAGCAGGCCGTTAAGGCTGGTGACCACCACGTCCATGCTGGTGATCACACGGGCAGCCAGCTGGGTTTTCTCGGTCTGTTCGCTGATGGCTTCGCGGGCGTATTGCTGTTCGAAATCGGTGTGGGCGAAGAGTTTCAGGGTAGCGATGTTGGTGTAGCCATCGACGATGCGGCCAATGAGTTTGGAGCGGGCATCCGAAGAAATCACCGCACGGGCTTTGACCCGGGGGACGAAGTAGGAGAGCGCGCCGATGTAACAGGCGATCCAGGCAATCAAAGGCAGCATCAGCCGCCAGTCGGCTTCGAAGAACAGCACCAGTGCACTGACGGCATAGATCAGCACATGCCACAGGGCATCCACGGCCTGGACTGCCGAGTCGCGTAGCGAGTTGCCGGTCTGCATGATGCGCTGGGCAATACGCCCGGCAAAGTCGCTCTGGAAGAAGTTCAGGCTCTGCTTGAGCACTAGCGTGTGGTTCTGCCAGCGGATCATGCTGGTCATGCCCGGACTGATGGTCTGGTGCACCAGCAGATCGTGCAGGGCAAGAAACACAGGGCGCAAGATCAGCGCCACTACCAGCATCCACAGCAATTCACTGGCGTGGTCGCTGAAGAAGCTGGCAGAGGGTGTGCCCTGGGCCAGGTCGATGATTCGGCTCAGGTAACTGAACAATGCCACTTCGATCAGTGCGCCGATGAAGCCGATCACCAGCAGGGCGGCAAAGCTCGGCCAGACCTGGCGCAGGTAGTAGATATAGAACGGCCATACCGTGGTAGGCGGCGCCGCAGTGGGCGCCTCACGGAAGATGTCGATGAGCTTTTCAAAACGGCGAAACAACATGAAAACGATAACTCCTGTTCAGTAGACCCTCAGGCCTGGTTCACGTCCCTGTGAAGCCCGAGGTCAATCGATGCGTTTGGCCGACTTGATGAATACCGGATCGACCGGTACATCACCCATGCCTCTCTTGGTGGTGGTGCGCGAGTTGACGATCTGGTCGACTACATCCATGCCCTTGACCACTTTGGCGAACACCGCGTAACCGGCGTCGCGGCCCGGGTTGAGGAAGTCGTTGTCGGCAACGTTGATGAAGAACTGGCTGGTGGCCGAGTTGGGGTTGGAGGTACGGGCCATCGACAGCGTGCCACGGACGTTTTTCAGGCCGTTGCTGGCCTCGTTGCGGATCGGGTCCTTGGTGCTCTTTTGCACCATCTGTTCAGTGAAACCACCACCCTGGACCATGAAGCCCGGGATCACCCGGTGGAAGATGGTGTTGTTGTAGAAACCGCTGTCCACGTACTGCAGGAAGTTCTTGCTGCTGATCGGCGCCTTGACCGGGTCCAGTTCGACTTCGATCTGGCCGAAGCTGGTGTCGAGCAGTACATGAGGCGCTTTGTCGGCGGCCATCAGGCTGGTGGCGAAGACCACCGAACAGGTGGCCAGCAGGAGTTTTTTCAGCATGGGCTCAATGATCCTTGAGAGGTGGTGGACGCCGCCAGGAACTGCAGCAGCGTCTGGTTGAAAATGTGAGGTTGATCCAGGGGCGTAGCGTGCCGGGAATCTTCGATGACCGCCAGCCGCGCCTGGGGAATCAGGGCAACGTAGCGCTCTTTGAGTTGCACCGGGGTGTAGTCCTGGTCGGCGCTGATGACCAGGGTAGGGCAGCGAATCT encodes:
- a CDS encoding peptidylprolyl isomerase → MLKKLLLATCSVVFATSLMAADKAPHVLLDTSFGQIEVELDPVKAPISSKNFLQYVDSGFYNNTIFHRVIPGFMVQGGGFTEQMVQKSTKDPIRNEASNGLKNVRGTLSMARTSNPNSATSQFFINVADNDFLNPGRDAGYAVFAKVVKGMDVVDQIVNSRTTTKRGMGDVPVDPVFIKSAKRID
- a CDS encoding ABC transporter ATP-binding protein, producing MLFRRFEKLIDIFREAPTAAPPTTVWPFYIYYLRQVWPSFAALLVIGFIGALIEVALFSYLSRIIDLAQGTPSASFFSDHASELLWMLVVALILRPVFLALHDLLVHQTISPGMTSMIRWQNHTLVLKQSLNFFQSDFAGRIAQRIMQTGNSLRDSAVQAVDALWHVLIYAVSALVLFFEADWRLMLPLIAWIACYIGALSYFVPRVKARAVISSDARSKLIGRIVDGYTNIATLKLFAHTDFEQQYAREAISEQTEKTQLAARVITSMDVVVTSLNGLLIVSTTGLALWLWTQSLITVGAIALATGLVIRIVNMSGWIMWVVNGIFENIGMVQDGLQTIAQPVSVTDSPSARELKVDRGAVKFDNVSFHYGKGSRIIDDLDLDIRPGEKIGLIGPSGAGKSTLVNLLLRLYDLESGRILIDGQDIAQVTQASLRAQIGMITQDTSLLHRSIRDNLLYGRPDATEQELWDAVRQARADEFIPQLSDAQGRTGFDAHVGERGVKLSGGQRQRIAIARVLLKNAPILIMDEATSALDSEVEAAIQESLETLMQGKTVIAIAHRLSTIARMDRLVVLEKGRIAEVGSHSELLAHQGLYARLWHHQTRGFVGID
- a CDS encoding GNAT family N-acetyltransferase, which translates into the protein MPKLILQHLAELTPATWDALVSDEQPFLRHAFLSSLEDSGSVSRHTGWSPAHQLLTDSAGQVRAALPAYVKSHSFGEYVFDHGWADACERAGIAYYPKLLCAVPFSPVTGPRLLGDPQAAAELVDRLADELFEQGLSGAHINFTDELGDALMRDRDGWMERLGCQFHWRNQGYRDFQDFLDTLSSRKRKQMRKEREQVAGHGIAFEWFRGEELSEAQWDFVFACYANTYAVRRRAPYLTREFFSLLAERMPSAIRVVMARQGGRDVAMAFSLVGGSSLYGRYWGCVDEFDRLHFETCFYQGMDMAIAEGLQRFDAGAQGEHKLIRGFEPVITRSWHYLLHPGLRRAVGEFLEQERAGVLAYAEQARMALPYRQG